Below is a genomic region from Miscanthus floridulus cultivar M001 chromosome 1, ASM1932011v1, whole genome shotgun sequence.
AGAGCGCCACTTTAAAGCACCACCAGCCACCTCGCTCGTCTtccaccgcctcctcctgcaCTAGTGCACTTCCACGGCCAGCCAGCTCCGGCGGCCGAAACATATACTGATGGCTCTTTAGCAGGTTCCTCCGGTCCGATCCACCTCCAGCATCCGGCGTACCAAGAAAGGACAGGTGGCAGAAACAGCGGGTCGATCAGCCTGACAGCCATTATGGGGGAAGCACAGGAGGGCTGCTCGGCCGGCTGCTCCTTCTCCCTCATGTGCCTAGAGGACGGCGCCGACCTCGACACCGCCGGCGGCTCCGCGGAGAGCGCCGATGACGCCGGCAGGCTGGCCGCCTTTCTTTACAGCGACGCCGGGGAGGAGGACCAGGAGGAGTACATGGACCACCTCGTGTCCAAGGAGAGCAGCTTCTgctgctccccttcctcctcgtcgccctcgtcctcgtcctcgcccgTCTTCTCCGACATCGCCGGCGACGAGACGTGCCCTTCGTCCACGGCCTCGTCCGACGAGTGGTTCCGTTGCGCGCGCCGCGCCACCGTCGAGTGGATTTTTGAGGTGATCGACCGATCGATCGATTCAGCACAAGCATCCATCTTTTACAATTTTTCATTCCTCTGACCACCGCCGGCGCCATATGCAGACGCGGGCTTACTTCGGCTTCTCCCACCGCACGGCGTACCTTGCCGTCTCCTACATGGACCGCTTCTGCCTCCACCGATGCATGGACGTGCGtcgtccatccatccatccacccCATCGATGATCGATTTCACTGACGACGACGCCGATTAACTGACGCGGCGGTACGGTGTGCGTGCAGAGGTCAGTGATGCCCTGGGCGGCGCGGCTGCTGGCGGTGGCGTGCGTGTCCCTGGCGGCCAAGATGGAGGAGTACCGCGCGCCGGCGCTGTCCGAGTTCCGCGCCGACAACGAGTACGACTTCAGCAGCGTCTCCATCCGGCGCATGGAGCTGCTGGTGCTGTCCACGCTGGGGTGGCGCATGGGCGACGTCACGCCCCTGGACTACCTCCCCTGCCTCTCCTCCAGGCTACGCCGAGGCGACGGTAGCGGCGGTGGCGGCCtcgtcgccgccaaggccgccgcCCTTATCTTCTCCGCCGCGGAAGGTTAGCCAATCGCTGCCAACCATTGCATGAGCTTGCCTGGGAATCTGAACGCGTCCGTGTCCGTGCTCTGTTCTTGCAGCTGCCAGCGTGCTCGACTACCGGCCGTCCACCGTGGCCGTCGCCGCCGTCCTGGCCGCGGCCCACGGCCCCATGACGAAGGAGGCGCTGGAGTCCAAGATGAGCAGCCTCTCTCCGTCCTGCCTGCTCGACAAGGTCAGTGCAGTTGCTCCTCGCGCCCTCGCTCTGTTTCCGATACGTCTGAACTCATGAAACCTCACATCATCTGTGCATGCAATTTCTCCCGGTGATCAACCAGGGCGACGTGCACGCCTGCTACAGCACGATGCTGGGcgagagctcgtcggcgacgccGAGCAAGCAGGCGGCCAAGAGACCGCCGCCACCCAGCTCCGGCTCGACGACGTACGAGTCCGTCGACGCGGCCTCCTCGTTGGCGGCCGCGGCGGACAGCAACAAGAGGGCGCGGGTGGAGCTGCCGGCCGTCGTCGGCACATGAGAAGCACCGCCTGGACAGTGGACACCATCTTTTTTTTTGCGGGGTTGTCCTGTGCTGTGCCGACTGCCGAGGGCCGGGACCAATCTTCTTCACCAAATgtagtttttttctttcttcttgcagcTTTGACTTTTCAGTTGTTTGATTGATCACGCGCCGGGCGCGCGCACTGCTGGAGAAACGGTGACCGGCAGTGCCGCGGTGTTGGCGATGGAGaggtttggtttggtttggttcCTTGTGAGTGACTTGTGAGTCGTGAGATCGAAGATGGCGAGAGAGgatggagaaaaacaaaagaagagGACAAAAAGTCTCGAGCTTTCCTGAGGAGAGGAGAGCTCGAGAAAATCTCGAGTGCGACTGCGCGTGTGCCCACAACCACGACGCAGCAAGCAGCATGGCAGCACAAGGCGGtgagctccaccaccaccacccgggATGGGAAGCCCGAAGCCGGTAGGCCCGCCGGCGCCGGCTAGTTGGTCTCCATGGTGCTGGACTGATGGTGCTGGTAGCTGCAGCGTCGCAAGCGAGCGGCATGGCCCATGCCTGCCGAAAGTGGATGTGTACATGCCCTGTGCGTGAAGATGGTGACCGCGGGGTGGTTTCCTCCTCGCAGTCGCAGACCTGTACCACACTTTACCACGTGATTCGCTTGCTCTTTcttcttctgctgctgctgctgctgctaggtcGCTTGCTACTAGTACTTGCTAGTGCACTGTCTTGATCTGTAGCGAGTTGTAACTGTAAACCCTACGTGGCTCTGAGAATTGAGACGCATTGGGTATCAGAATTCAGACTGCGTTGCTTATGTGGTCTCGTCACCGTCCTCTTCTACATCTCGGTCTGAGCTCGTAGGTCGATGGTGCTCCATGCAGAGATACGTGGCCatgttcacttgaacttatcGGTTATACTGTTTCAGCGAAATaacgatatttttctctcacaacaaatcaacgtttccagccagccgaacaggaccATGTAAGTGCCGTCCGGTTCAGAACTCAGGACCTTTCTCGCATCCTCCTTTCGTTGAGCAGATGGCAGCCAGTATCCAAAGCGGCTTTTCTGCAACCTGGGTCTGCCATGTTTGGTTGATCAGTGATCATCATGCTGTTACATGCGATGGTCGCAATGCAACCTTCAAACGAACAGTGGAGCAGCAAGGCTTTTCAATGTACTTTCGGTATCTCTGGGGACGGCGCCCGCTCACGCGGGGGAAACAATGCAAAGAATGAACCCGTCGTCCCCAGTGGATGATCAAGTTATTCTTGGAAAAAAAAaacgctgaaatttggctgatgctTCTGATTTactgtaagagaaaaacattgttccttcGCTAAAAAGTACTATTAAAGTAGTGCTGAAGAACAGAACACCATATTCATTCATTAAGCCAAACACATTACAGGGCTTGGCATGCAACTCTAGTGTCTCTTTGAAAGTTCACATGTGCCAAGTGCATTGAACAGGATCATTCGGCGACCTCCCTCTAGGTGTTATCTTGATCCCTTCCATTCTTAAGGATGGGATTACTATCTTGTTTTCACAAAGACTAAACCTCTCAACTAACTAACTTTATTTATCTCTCACAAACCACACAAGCCTTACAAAAGAGGTATTGTGGAGAGCTCTACAAGCCTTTACCTTTAAGTTAGAACTCGGGGAACACCGTGCCTAGCAAAGGGAGAGGGTGAAGTGGCATTTACACCCATACCCCCCAAAACTAGTTGTTACACTCTAAGTTAATCGAAATCGAGCCCTATGTTTTTTTCTCGAATTAGCCATTATAGCCTCATAAACTTACCAAGGATTGGACACTCTGGTAAACACTAACACCCAACCAGAGGACCCATTGTCAAAGGCCCACCAAAGAATCTGGTAGAAGCCAGATCCTTCGGTTTTTGTAGAGTTAGTACACTCAAGGTTATGTGAGATCTATGTATCTCTCAACTTGCCACTTAGGTTTTCTTGAGCAATGAGACATGTATATCTATGCAATGTCGCACCCATCTTGATAGAGCATCATACATGTTGTGGACATGGACCCTGAGTATCACCAAGGAAGGATTATCTGGAAGACAGAAATAGGGTAGGATCGGGCACAGGTTACCCTACCATAAGCTACAAGGATCCAGTTAGATATGCATCTAGATATGGGAGACCTTAGTGTAATAGGACTAGAAAACAATTCCTAGTAGCAACGGAAACTGACCATGTAAGCCTATcacctggactatataaggcgagcaagGGTTCGTGGACTTCATGCATCAACATATGACAACAAGCAATGCAATCCACCAAGCATGATGTAAGCCTTCTCATGATGGACTAAACTTGTATAAAGCAATGTCTTGTGTTACTATCAAGCTTTagatctgatgcatatatagtccCCTAATCATCATAGGGCATACCCACATGAACATTATTGCTGGTACAAAACATCGATAATACCTACACTCAAGATTCAAATATAGAAGTTATTTGAACCGCTTGAGCTTCAATATCTTCAAATGTGTCACTCTTCAAATATATAGAAGTTATTTTTTTAGACAATTATTTTTTTAGTGAACATGTCTTAGCAGTTAGCATGTACTCTCTCCGTTCATAAAAAGATGCGGTTCTTATTTTTTGAGTAAAATGATTTGAAGTTTCACAAAAGTTATATAAAAATTACTAACATTTATTatacaaaataaatatcattaaatcAATTGTAAAATATATTTTCGTAATAAACCTAGTTAGAGACATTATTAATATTATTCGCTTTAAACTTGATCAAAGTTAAGCTACTTTGACTTACATAATAAGTATAGTTACATTCTTTTGTGGATGGGGAAAGTatatatttcattaagaggagaaTAGAAAACTAATCCTTACCCTTAACATCGTGAAAATCAAAAGGTATCGTACTATATGGCTTTTGGAACGGCAATGGTACGTTTTGATGATTTTGGTGTATCTGGACACCTGATAAAACCTGATTCTGTTTCTTAAAAAGGACAGAAGGAAGGAAAACAAAAGAGTAACTCGCATAAGTACTGTATACAACCTTAATCTGATCGAGTAaacattgacggcgtgcattatTTAACTAGTCAAATTAAAGTACACCAAACACTACATCTAAAAGTTACAAGTGGAATATAGTATTGTCTGTTCTGAATTAGGATTGGTTATGAGAGATACATATGGTTGTCGGAAGGAACAAtcggcctgtttgctggttggtttctgggctgataagcctgactagtgctgttttgttgtgagagcaaaacactgttggctgactgataaaccctgactgaaaccaacaagcgaacatggtgaataGTTTAAGCAAAAAGAGAATTATATAATATGTATCAGCTCAGTCACCAATGCTGTGAAAAACAACCTTGGAGACACGGTTTGGTGAAACTTGGTAACCCAAAGGAGAGTGAGGTGGGTTAAACAATACCCTGGCCTTTCTGCATATGCTTATCACATTAACAGGCCATTTGGAAAAACTAAACAATTTAAGATTCACTCAAGTTTATATAAAACACACACTAGTACTAACatttactactccctccgtccccaaaGGAATGCAATTCTGAAACTGTGCCATGTTTTAATATATCAAGTTTGATCAATTAATAATAAAAAGGtacaaatatttataatatcaaataaatatcattagattagttacaaaatgtattttcgtaataaattgatttggagtCATAAATGTAAATATTATTTACTAGAAACTTGGTCAATCGTGAAGTGCTTAAACCGACACGCCTACCATAGTTGCGTTCTTTTGGGATACGATGCACGTCTCTCTCAGCGTGCAAGTGTGAATCTGCCCAACAGAATGAAAGAAAACTTAGTCCTATACCCCCTCCGTCTGAAGTCTGAAGTCTCAACGGAAAGCCTGAACAAAGGATAGCTTGCGTTGCCGTTGCGTGCATCAGCAGCAGGGCATGGCCGTAAGTAAGGATGCGGATGGCCCGTGCGACACGCGCACTGCACAGGCAGCTGGCACTGGCAAGGGATTTTGGTGAGCACTGAGCAGTGGATAGATTATCTGTAGAATTCTCAATTCTGGTCTGAGAAGGAGTGAAGGACAAGGGAGAGGCGCAGCCAAGAAATACAGCATGGCATGCAATGCAATAACCCTCTGACGAGCGACGACTGACATGGTCAAGGAATCATTGGTGTCCTTGCTCAATTTGACAATAGCTTTTCATCTGCCGCTGCAGGGAAACTGTGAGTGACGGTCGCTCTGCCTCTGCGTGTTTGTCGACAATTC
It encodes:
- the LOC136471474 gene encoding cyclin-D5-1-like, translating into MGEAQEGCSAGCSFSLMCLEDGADLDTAGGSAESADDAGRLAAFLYSDAGEEDQEEYMDHLVSKESSFCCSPSSSSPSSSSSPVFSDIAGDETCPSSTASSDEWFRCARRATVEWIFETRAYFGFSHRTAYLAVSYMDRFCLHRCMDRSVMPWAARLLAVACVSLAAKMEEYRAPALSEFRADNEYDFSSVSIRRMELLVLSTLGWRMGDVTPLDYLPCLSSRLRRGDGSGGGGLVAAKAAALIFSAAEAASVLDYRPSTVAVAAVLAAAHGPMTKEALESKMSSLSPSCLLDKGDVHACYSTMLGESSSATPSKQAAKRPPPPSSGSTTYESVDAASSLAAAADSNKRARVELPAVVGT